In a single window of the Elaeis guineensis isolate ETL-2024a chromosome 6, EG11, whole genome shotgun sequence genome:
- the LOC105060104 gene encoding uncharacterized protein isoform X2, translating into MSQEGRLQGTFLNSVWPEELKVPELLKSATVRSLHANIDHEWDPLQRSACQTAAGRALWNHVIHDPVAEVLAGESFLRNLYEKMRKDQLSNAREVSGVILAVRTLWFDSRIEAAINSFEGGTAQVVLLGAGMDARAYRLSCLKECNVFEVDFPDLLQTKAALIQEAIRSAEPQQIAMIAKSLIRVAADIRDGNWLEKLQRSGFAPERNTIGDPDAHFGLLHDPQNLFNKLRNLPRSLQTHPEDGTPCRRLYLVEASGFPNQATA; encoded by the exons ATGTCTCAAGAAGGAAGACTTCAAGGCACGTTCCTGAACTCGGTATGGCCAGAGGAGCTCAAAGTACCAGAGCTGCTCAAGTCGGCGACAGTTCGATCGCTGCATGCAAACATCGACCATGAATGGGATCCACTCCAACGCTCTGCATGCCAGACTGCAGCAGGGCGAGCCCTGTGGAATCATGTGATCCACGACCCAGTGGCTGAAGTCCTCGCAGGGGAGAGCTTCCTCCGAAACCTCTATGAGAAGATGAGGAAAGACCAGCTCAGCAATGCTCGGGAAGTCTCAGGTGTGATACTTGCAGTCCGAACCCTGTGGTTCGATTCCAGGATCGAAGCTGCCATCAATTCTTTTGAAGGTGGAACAGCTCAGGTGGTTCTTCTGGGTGCAG GAATGGATGCAAGAGCCTACAGGCTAAGCTGCCTGAAGGAATGCAATGTCTTTGAAGTAGACTTCCCTGATCTCTTGCAAACGAAAGCTGCTCTAATACAAGAAGCAATAAGATCTGCAGAGCCCCAGCAAATTGCGATGATAGCGAAGTCTTTGATCAGAGTGGCTGCTGACATTAGAGATGGTAACTGGCTTGAGAAGCTCCAGAGGTCTGGGTTTGCTCCTGAGAGGAACACG ATAGGTGATCCTGATGCCCATTTTGGATTGCTGCATGACCCCCAGAACCTGTTCAACAAGCTAAGGAACTTGCCTAGATCCCTACAGACCCATCCAGAGGATGGAACTCCTTGTCGTCGTTTGTACCTGGTGGAAGCGTCAGGATTTCCTAACCAGGCTACAGCATAG
- the LOC105060104 gene encoding uncharacterized protein isoform X1 has protein sequence MSQEGRLQGTFLNSVWPEELKVPELLKSATVRSLHANIDHEWDPLQRSACQTAAGRALWNHVIHDPVAEVLAGESFLRNLYEKMRKDQLSNAREVSGVILAVRTLWFDSRIEAAINSFEGGTAQVVLLGAGMDARAYRLSCLKECNVFEVDFPDLLQTKAALIQEAIRSAEPQQIAMIAKSLIRVAADIRDGNWLEKLQRSGFAPERNTVWVLEGILYYLPHIHAMQVLQSIAANCALTPTILLADFMNKCSISISHSTFQFYSDWPDHLLPTLGFSNVKLSQIGDPDAHFGLLHDPQNLFNKLRNLPRSLQTHPEDGTPCRRLYLVEASGFPNQATA, from the exons ATGTCTCAAGAAGGAAGACTTCAAGGCACGTTCCTGAACTCGGTATGGCCAGAGGAGCTCAAAGTACCAGAGCTGCTCAAGTCGGCGACAGTTCGATCGCTGCATGCAAACATCGACCATGAATGGGATCCACTCCAACGCTCTGCATGCCAGACTGCAGCAGGGCGAGCCCTGTGGAATCATGTGATCCACGACCCAGTGGCTGAAGTCCTCGCAGGGGAGAGCTTCCTCCGAAACCTCTATGAGAAGATGAGGAAAGACCAGCTCAGCAATGCTCGGGAAGTCTCAGGTGTGATACTTGCAGTCCGAACCCTGTGGTTCGATTCCAGGATCGAAGCTGCCATCAATTCTTTTGAAGGTGGAACAGCTCAGGTGGTTCTTCTGGGTGCAG GAATGGATGCAAGAGCCTACAGGCTAAGCTGCCTGAAGGAATGCAATGTCTTTGAAGTAGACTTCCCTGATCTCTTGCAAACGAAAGCTGCTCTAATACAAGAAGCAATAAGATCTGCAGAGCCCCAGCAAATTGCGATGATAGCGAAGTCTTTGATCAGAGTGGCTGCTGACATTAGAGATGGTAACTGGCTTGAGAAGCTCCAGAGGTCTGGGTTTGCTCCTGAGAGGAACACGGTATGGGTACTCGAAGGCATCCTCTATTATCTTCCACATATCCATGCCATGCAAGTCCTTCAGTCTATAGCTGCTAACTGTGCCTTGACTCCCACCATCCTCCTTGCGGACTTCATGAACAAATGCTCTATCTCTATCTCCCATTCCACCTTCCAATTTTACAGTGATTGGCCCGATCATCTGCTGCCTACTCTTGGGTTTTCTAATGTTAAGCTTTCACAGATAGGTGATCCTGATGCCCATTTTGGATTGCTGCATGACCCCCAGAACCTGTTCAACAAGCTAAGGAACTTGCCTAGATCCCTACAGACCCATCCAGAGGATGGAACTCCTTGTCGTCGTTTGTACCTGGTGGAAGCGTCAGGATTTCCTAACCAGGCTACAGCATAG